The DNA region gggagcagtgctttcctgaggtaatgacagaaaacagcatctggagttattcacactaagaaatgacaaacctagacgtgacatgtattataatggacttgtgtgaccatttttacaggtttgTTTAAATTTtggtgttaaaacattgataatgatctttaatcctcgttaataaatgataccctcatgaaaactacccatggatttactgtagtaatattgtattaaccatgactagtaaccacgactgtaataatcatgtttattttgtttttttctttgcagtaaccatggttttgatacagcATTTGATTGTATCCATATTGTAACTTGgctttagtaatagtaaccatataataatatctatggttaattttgtggttttatatgttgcttatactaactaatttttaaaggcAAACAAAACAGCCTAATGCCTCtgcttaggcctataaatatatataaaaaatattaagtaataatttaagttactaattttatccaaagaattcgtaaaaattcaattcattagaggtatcggtattggtactGATATCGGCgatactggcctaaaagtacttggtatcggatcgaaaagaaaataattagCTCTCCAGCAGAGGCACCACTTTCCTTCAACACACCCACATTTAAAAAGAGATGCTGTAATTACCCCCTCTTCCTCCTTCTGCCCAGCCTGAACATCATGTTCCACATTAATGTACTCAAAATGTACGCGTTGCACGTAGCACACAATAAGTTTTGGGGACGCAATCTCATTGGCTCTCCAAATTGTCGGGCATGCCTGTACAACACCCCACACCTCGGTCATGCCTCTTCGGCAGCTCCTCCTCCTCTTGCGACTCCTCCCTTCTTGCAGCTACTGCGCACTCGCTCGGCGCTCTCAGCCACGAGGTGTCCACGCGCCGCTTCTGAGCGCTGATTGGTCGGTGACGACACAATCACCTAATTTCGACCAATGGGAGCGCTGTGCATGCGCTGAGCCATGAGCTGAGCCTGCTCATGAACAGCTGAAATGGTAAACAACTCCAGTGAGTCCCTATCTGGCAGAAGCGTCGGAGTATAAAACCCTAGCCTAGTATACACAGCTTCTATTCTAAACATAATTTGCTGCAATTCCAATACGACCAAGGgtttattcatttaaaccaaaTATCTGATGCATTTTGAAGGGTTACTGAAGATCTGGCTGACTTGACCAAGTTTTAGTCGTAGCAAAGTCTTCCTTTCTTTGAAAGCTTCAACGATGGTGGCGATGTCGAAAAGACTGAAGATGTTCGAGATCGTTTTTAACGATCCTACCAAGACTTTCTACTGCAGTGGAGATAAAGTGGCTGGGAAGATCGTGGTGGAGGTGTCGGAGGTGACCAGGGTGACGGCCATGAGGGTGCTCGGAGTCGGATGCGCCAAAGTGGAGTACGTAAAAGGCAAACAGAGATGCCGTGAAGAAGTTGACTATCTGAAGTATGATGAAGTAGTCCACCTGGATGACCATCCTGAAGGTGAGTTCAAATGGTATACCTCTTATCTGGTAGATGCATGCGCAGAGATGCTGATGCTGGAATGTTTGTATTGGCGTGtccataaacttttttttttgttcttcaagattttatgtttaaatgtaggctatatgaatGCATGAAGAAAAGTGTGTATCTTTACTTTTAGCTGTTGCTCTACAACCTTGCCCTTTTAGTGTCTAATTGTTTGGCTTCACTAGTGCATTTCAAATGGTCCttaagtgtgaaaatatttttgaatCAGCAAAAGGCTGTTTAACATGGTTTTAGATGGAGTCACACTACAGCACGTCAATTTCCCAACAGTATTTCAAGTCAGCCACTTAAAAAGACTCAATGATGCCAATGAATCTCATTTCAGAACTGTTACATATAAGTAATGCTACAGACATTATTTGTAGAGACagaccgataatcggtttgaacgatatttttaaccgatatttacacttttccacttAATTGGTTATCTGTTCTTTAATATTGGGTTTAATGAAAGTGAGACACAAAAGACCTTATGTTTAACATTAAATACTAATTAAGTATGGGGCTTTAAACGAGTGAATATTGAAACTAAAACTAGGAAAATTAATTATTTGTAGACTGTGCGCAATATTAATTTTCTAAAGCAGTTCACTGGAAGTTGGTGATAAATTACTAAGTGATTAATGCACATAAAAGCAGACGTaaacaaagaattaaaaatcggtTATATGCATATCAGTTATCGGACACTAAGAcactaaaacattaaaataatcggTAATGTATCGGTCATTAAAAACCAGTATCGGTCGATctctaattatttttttctccgtAACTAATACAGTTATCTTTGCCTTTCACAGACACAGATGGTTCAGCCATGCTCCATCCAGGCAACAAGTATGAATACTCATTTGGCTTTGAGCTGCCTCAACAAGGGTGAGTTTCCCCATTGACGTACTTAAGTGACTCATTTCCTCATTCCATCTGAAGTCATTTAAGCAGATTGATACAATTACTATTTTCCCAACAGGCAACTGGTGTCTTCCTACAAGGGGAAGTTCGGGTATGTTCAGTACTTCGTGAAGGCTCTGATGGAAAGACCCTCTCAGCCCGCCCTGGAGTGCAGGAAACACTTTGAGGTTGAAGAACCCCTGGATGTGAATACACCAGACTTGCTGGTGAGTTTCCAGACTTTCAGAGCTGTAGGCCTCAGATCACGCCTTTGAATTGGGCTTTCCGATGGATTAGGCGTATCTCTATATAAAGGACGTAGAAGATTTGAAGTCCCAATGATGTTCTgttcattgacttccattaataGCTCCTGTAAACATTGAAATGaaagctaatttttttttaactctactgATAAACCGAAAGAAACCTTTCTGATTATAAGCTCCAAGTAAAGCCCAGAGTATACTTCGGTATTGGCGTGAATACTTAATGTATGTGTACAGTTGAGTGCTAGCCTTTCAAATACTTAATTTGACTGTAAGCGCATACACAGACGGTAAGCGCTTGTGCGACGATTGAATGAGGTActagactatttctcttcaggaggtTAGACCCATAAACATGTatttgtgcaaataattccaaGTGCATGCACATCCTGGGCGTTTAGAGTATGCACAGTTAAAAAAATTGGGCTGCATGCGTTCAATGCTTGAGCActttgctgatgacgaaatttgcatcaatCATCCTGTTTGCAGACGTCTAGCATTCGCGTCTGATCGAAGTATACATTGGGCTTCAGTCTTACATGTGTTTTCATGAAGCTGGAGTGCAAGTTGttcatttgtatttttccatCCATCCACAGTCACCAACTGGAGGCATGAAGGAGAAGAAAGTCACCTGCATGTTCATCCCTGATGGCCAGGTGTCTCTGAACGCCAAGATTGACCGCCGTGGCTTCTGCGAGGGGGAGGAGATCTGCATCGATGCTAAATTTGAGAACACCTGCTCCCGCATTGTGGTACCCAAAGC from Myxocyprinus asiaticus isolate MX2 ecotype Aquarium Trade chromosome 30, UBuf_Myxa_2, whole genome shotgun sequence includes:
- the LOC127420920 gene encoding thioredoxin-interacting protein-like, which produces MVAMSKRLKMFEIVFNDPTKTFYCSGDKVAGKIVVEVSEVTRVTAMRVLGVGCAKVEYVKGKQRCREEVDYLKYDEVVHLDDHPEDTDGSAMLHPGNKYEYSFGFELPQQGQLVSSYKGKFGYVQYFVKALMERPSQPALECRKHFEVEEPLDVNTPDLLSPTGGMKEKKVTCMFIPDGQVSLNAKIDRRGFCEGEEICIDAKFENTCSRIVVPKAAIVAKQTYQANGHTKVFRQKLSSVRGNHIISGMCDAWQGKSIRVPKIKPSILGCNIIRVEYVLLIYMHIPGSDKLVLELPLVIGTVPYNGFGSRTNSMSSQDGSVSTSSASWVSLRMPSSALPSFCDVTHNCSMDQPLTPLLDDYDGGDSPIFMNAPQFHFPPLPACSEVEEELNGNARMLPVC